The following nucleotide sequence is from Sphingomonas swuensis.
TCTGGAGATCCCGATCACCAAGGCGAGCGTGCGGCGCTTCGCCGACGAGGAGATCTTCGTCGAGATCCACGAGAACGTCCGCGGCGAGGACGTCTTCCTCATCCAGTCGACCAGCTTCCCCGCCAACGACAATCTGATGGAGCTGCTGATCTGCGTCGACGCGCTGCGGCGCGCTTCGGCCAAGCGGATCACCGCGGTGGTGCCCTATTTCGGCTATGCCCGGCAGGACCGGAAGCCGGGGCCCCGGACCCCGATCTCGGCCAAGCTGGTGGCGAACCTCATCACGACCGCTGGCGCCAATCGGGTGCTGTCGGTCGATCTCCACGCCGGGCAGATCCAGGGCTTCTTCGACATCCCGACCGACAATCTGTTCGGAGCGCCGGTGATGAGCGCCGACATCCAGGCGCGCTTCGGCGACCAGCCAATCACCGTCGTCTCGCCCGACGTCGGCGGGGTGGTGCGCGCGCGGAGCCTCGCCAAGCGGCTGAACAACGCGCCGCTGGCGATCGTCGACAAGCGCCGCGAGAAAGCCGGCGAATCGGAAGTGATGAACATCATCGGCGAGGTCGAGGGGCGCTTCTGCATCCTGATCGACGATATCGTCGATTCGGCGGGGACGCTGTGCAACGCGGCCGCCGCGCTGAAGGCGCAGGGCGCGGTGGGCGTGGTCGCCTATGTCACCCACGGCGTGCTGTCGGGCGGCGCCTCGGCGCGGGTGCAGCAGAGCGAGCTGACCGAGCTGGTGGTGACCGACAGCATCTATGCCGGCGAGGCCGACCAGCCCGGCGGAAAGATCCGCCGGTTGACCATCGCGCCGCTGCTCGCCGAGGCGATCCGGCGGATCGCCGACGAATCCTCGGTCTCGAGCCTGTTCGACTAGTCCTAGGGGCGCGCGGCGACCGGCGCCGCGCCGCTTGCCGTCAGCGCGCCCGCGGAGGCAAGCCGCGGGCGACCATGGATCCACGACCGGCCCGCGCCGAAGCTGGCCACGGGCTCGAACCCGGCCCGGCGATCGGCCGCCACGGGCAGATCGCCCTGTTCCTCCAGAAGCCACCAGCGACCGTCGGCGCGAGCGGCGAGCATGACATAGTCGCCGCGCACCTGGTCGCGGCCCATCATGAGGTAATAGTCGCTGCGGGGATAACCGAGCGCCCGCAGCGCCTGATATTTGAGGATGGCGCGATCATCGTCGTCGCCGAAGCCGCTGGCGAGCGTCTCCGCCGCACTCGCCCAATAGATACGCGCATTGTACTGCGTCCCGTCCGAGCGCCAGCCGATGCGGCGATCGACCTGGGCCTGGACGAATTGAAGCTGCGCCAAGCGCCCGAGCGCTCTCGCGGGGGCGACGAGGGACTGGAGCGCGGCGCAGGGACGCGCGTCGCTTGCCACCTTCTGCCACTTGTCGCCCCAGCGGCCCGAAGGTCCGGGGAGGGCGACCGTTCCGAACAAGTGCGGACGGACCTGGGCGGTGACAGTGATGCTGTCGGCCTGCTGGGCCGGCGCGGTCGTTGAAAAGGTGACGAGGAGGAGGGCGGCACATGCCGCCAGTCGGGCCGCCGCAGCGGCGCGAGGTCGATCCGTCGTCCCCATCTTCCCTCCTGTTGCAAGCCCCCGGCAATCGTTCCGGGAGCATCATGAACAGAAAGGCTTTTGCGAAGTATATGGTTAATGGACTGTAGCGGATTGACGTCGAAACGGTTCTTTTCAGCGCCGAAACGATGGCGTGAGGTCAAATGGAATCGTCGGTTAAGGGTCTTCAGGGCGGCAAGCTCCTCCTTAGCCGCCCTGAAGTGCCACTCCGATCTGCATCAGGCCTGCTGCGGCGCGAGCACGCCAGCGGCGAGGTAGAGGATGATCGCGACCGGTCCGGTGATCAGCGCGGCGAGGATGAAGCCGAGGCGGATCAGCAGCGGGTCGGCATCGGTCATGTCGGCGACCCCGGCGGCGACGCCCATCAGCTTGCCGTCGGTCTTGTTGAGCGTGAAGCGGTTCATGGCTGTCCTATCCTGTTCAGGCGATCTGCAGCGGGCCGACGGCGGCGCTGACGAACAGCATGGCGGCGACGAAGGCACCGGCCATCGAGGCGGCGATCTGGCGGATGTCGTAACTACTGGTCATTGGTCTTCTCCCTGTCTGCCGGTCGGTGGACCGGTTATGCCAAGGTCAATGCAGAGCCCGTGCCAATTTGCGTTTTCGCTGATCCGTCAGCCACTTGACGTCAACGAGCGACCGACCGGCGGGATCGAACGGCGAGCGGATTGGGATTCTGCGCCAGCTGTTGGGCCGGCCGGCGAACTTCCTCAACGGGCCGTTAACCAAGCCGGAAAGCAAAGCGGCAATGAGTCAGGGTTAACTGTGTCCTTACCGCATTCGTCGGCCTTCTCGCCGCCGAAGCTTGGTGTGGGGACTTTGAAAATATGAAGAAGCTGATCATTGCAGCGGCCGCGCTGGCCGCAGTCACTGCCGCGACCCCGGCTGCGGCCCAGGCCACCAGCTCGACTCCTCGGGCGACCGCCAATGCGCGCCTGATCAAGCCGCTGACGCTGACCGCGCTGCGCAATCTCGACTTCGGGACCATCGTCATCGGCTCGGCGAGCGTTGCCGACGTCGTCAGCATCAACGCCGCCGGCGTGGTGAGCTGCGGCTCGTCGGGCAACCTCAGCTGCTCGGGCAGCCCGACTTCGGCCGGCTACCGGATCACCGGCACGCAGGGCCAGGTCGTGGTCGTCTCCTCGGCCTCGCCGTCCTACACGCTGACCGGCAGCAACGGCGGCACCCTGGCGTTCACGCCGGTCCTCCCGGCCAACATCACGCTTGGCAACTCGGGTGCGCCGGGTAACGACTTCAGCGTCGGCGGCTCAATCGCGCTTGCGGCCAACCAGCAGGACGGCCTCTACAGCGGCCAGATCGATATTCAGGTCGCCTATCAATAAGAATCGCCGGCTCCGGCTGGTGACCAGAGGAGGGCGGTCCCTTTCGGGGCCGCCCTTTTTCGTGTGCGTGGACGGCGATGCCGGAGACGGTGAAAAGCTGCCTGGCCTGCCGTGGTTAGTTCTTCGTCAACCATCTTGGGTCAGAAACTCCCGGATTGGTGCAATTAACCGCACCGTCTTGGGAGCCCGAACGATCATGACGACCTTCACCCGCCTTGCCCTCCGTGCCGCGCTCGTCGCTCCGCTGATCGCACTGGCGCCGGGCGCTCAGGCCGGGGTCGGCGATCTGCTGGTCGCCCCGACAAGGATCATCCTCGACGGGGGTCGCGGAACCGAGATCATCCTCAACAACATCGGCGAGGAGACCGCCACCTACCGGATCTCCGTCGAACTGCGGCGGATGCGGGCCGACGGCAGCTTCGAGGATGTGACCGCGCCGAGTGCAAACGAGATCGCGGCGCGCGACATGATCGTCTACGCGCCCCGCCGCGTCACCCTTCCGCCGCGCCAGCCGCAGACCATCCGGATCGCCGCCCGCGCGCCTGCCGGTCTCGCCGATGGCGAATATCGCGTGCACCTGCTGTTCCGCGCGGTTCCGCCGCCGCAGGCACCGGTCGCGACCCCGGCCGACTTCAAGGGAATCGGCTTCGCGCTGACCCCCGTCTATGGCGTGACCATCCCGGTCATCGTCCGGCTCGGCAATCTCTCGGCCAAGGCCGGGATCGCCAACGTCGGCAAGACCCAGGTCGATGGAAAGCCCGCGATCGGGCTCGAACTCAGCCGCAGCGGCTCGCGCTCGACCTTCGGCGAGGTGCGGATCGTCAAGGCCGGGATGACCGAACCGCTCGCGGCGCAGAAGGGGATCGCGGTCTACACCGAGCTCGACAAGCGCAGCGTGGCGGTGCCGATCGATGCCAAGTTCGTCGCTCAGGCGACCGGGCCGGTGACGGTGCAATATCTCGAAACGGTCGATGGCGTCACGACCAAGCTCGCCGAGACCAGCACGGTGTTGCGCTAGGCCAGGGGGGCTCGGGGGAGCGGCTTCAAGATGCGGCGCCTGCTGGTGCTCGCGGCGGCGGTGTCGAGTTTCGGCGCCACCGCTTCGGCGCCCGAAGTGCGCGTGCCGTGGAACGCCGACCCCGACAGCCAGTATCTGCTCGACGTCCAGATTCGCCAGAAGATCCTCGGTGAGGGGGTCCGCGCCTACCCGGTTCCGGGTGGAAGCTGCGTCATCCTTGGCGACCTCGCCATCGCCCTAGACCTGCCGATCAAGATCGACCTCAAGGCACGGGTCGCCGAGGGCTGGGCGTTCAAGGAGGAAAACCGACTTCGCATTGACCGGGCGACGGCGACCGTCACCTATGGCAAGCGCAGCGAACGGCTGACCGAGAGCGTCGTTCGCGACGCACCCGACGGCTGGTGCGTCGAGACTGCGGCGCTGTCGCGCTGGCTCGGCCTGACGATGAGCGCTCGGACCGAAGCCTCGGTGCTGCTGCTCGAGCATGAAGAGAAACTTCCTGTCGAACGGGCGATCGAGCGCCGCGAACGTGCAGCGCAGCTGCATCGCGCCAGCCTCGACCTCAGCGGCCTCCCGAAGGTTCGGCTGCCCTACCGCATGTGGCGCAGCCCCAGCGTTGACGTCATGATGGACGCCGGAGTCACCTATTCGGCGGCGACCGGGACCCGGATCGATCACCGAGCTAGCATCATCGCCGCGGGCGAGGCGCTCCAGATGAGCTACGAGGCCCGGGTCGGGACCGACCGGCGCGGCCTTCCCACCAACGTCCGGCTGCGCGCCTATCGTTCGGATCCCGAGGCCGGCCTGCTGGGACCGCTCAAGGCGACCCATGTCGCGTTCGGCGACGTCGAGGGGCTGAGTTCGCCCTCGGTCGGCGCCTCGGGCAGCGGGCGCGGCGCGGTGGTCACCAACCGCCCTTTGCTCCAGGCCGTCGCCTTCGACCGGACGCAGTTCAGCGGCGAACTTTCCGCGGGGTGGGACGCCGAGCTCTATCGCAACGGCGAGCTGGTCGCCTTCGCCCCGGCCGGTTCGGACCAGCGCTACCGCTTCGACGAGGTCGCGCTTCAATATGGTGAGAATCGATTCGAGATCCTCAGCTATGGTCCGCAGGGCCAGGTGCGAAGCCGGATCGAGACCGTCACCGTCGGACCGCAGGCGGTTCCGCCGGGCGAGAGCTGGTACTGGGCCGGCGTGGTCGATCCCGGACGCGACCTCCTCGATTTCCGCCGCGAGCGCGGACCGCCCTCGAACGAGCGCGGACTTCGCGCCGCGGCTTCGTTCGAGCATGGCATCGACCAGCGCACCTCCGTGGCGGCGCTGGTCCAGACGCTGGTCGTCGACGACCAACGCGTGACCTATGTCGAGGGAGCGGTACGGCGCTCAATCGGACCGGCGGTAGCCGAAGTGGCGCTCGCCCGCGACGACACGGGCGGGTTGGCACTGCGCGGGCAGGTCCTCGCCCGGGTCGGCGCGGCGAGCCTGTCCTGGTCGAGCTTCCTCAGCCGGGGCTTTGCCGCGCGCCCCGAAGGGTCGGCCGCCACCGCCGAGCATCGGCTGAGCGTCGACGTTCCGCTGAAACTCTCCGGCGACAGAGTGATTCCGCTGCACGGCGACGTGCGGATGAGCGAGCGGCGTGGCGGCGGGCGCACGATCGAGGCCAACGCCCGGACCAGCGTCACCATCAGCCGCTTCAATCTCGCCGCGCTCGGGCGCTGGCGCCAGACGCGAGCCGGCGAGGGCTTCGCTCCGACCGACGAACTCGAGGCGGGGCTGATCGGGAGCGGGCGGATCGGCCGGGTCCGCGTGCGCGGGACGACAGAATGGCAGATTTCGCCCGAAAGCCGGCTCAAGCGCGCCGAACTGTCCGGCTACTGGAGCCGCGGCGGCAACGCCGATTGGGAAGGCGCGCTCGCCTACGAAAGCATCGACCGGCGGGTTCGCGGCCGGCTGACCCATGTCCGCCGCTTCGACAGCCTGGCGATCGCCGGCACCCTCGAGGCGGCGAGCGACGGATCGGTCGCGGCGGGTCTCAACCTCACCTTCTCGCTCGATCGCGGGCGCGAGGGCTGGCGCTTCAGCCGCCAGTCACTCGCCGGGGCGGGCAGCGTGCGGGCGCAGGTCTTCCGCGACCGCAACGGCAACGGACTCCGCGACGGCGACGAGAAGGTCGAGCAGGGCGCGTTCATCACCGCGGGGCTGAGGCCGGGCGACCGGCCGACGGGCAAGGACGGCTGGGCGTCGGTCGCCGGGCTCGACAATTACCGGGCGGTCGCGATCGGGGTCGACACGGGCTCGCTGAGCGATCCCAACCTGGTGCCGGCAAAGCCCGCGCAGATGGTCGTGCCGCGGCCCGGCGTCTCGGCCGAGGTGCTGATCCCGCTGGTCGGTGGCGGCGCCGTCGAGGGAACTCTGCTCAAGGACGGCGGCGGCGCCTTCCAGGGACTGAACCTGGAGCTTGTCGACGCGGGCGGCCGGGTGGTCGCCAGCGCGACCTCGGACTATGACGGCTACTTCCTGTTCGAGCGCGTCGCCGCAGGACGTTACACGTTGCGGCTGACCGAGATGAGCCGGGTCGCGGCCAAGGCACGGACCGCCGAGGTCAAGGCCGAGGTGGTGCTGAAGGAAGAGCAGGCGGTGCTTCGCCTCGGCTCGTTGACGGTGCAGGCGACCGCCGCGATCGCCGTTAACCAAGAAGTCGTGCCAGACGACTTGCCGAAGATGAGCGCGCTTGTCCCCGAAGGGAAGGCTGATCCATCCTGAAGGTGGTGCGGTCGAGAAGACTCGAACTTCCACGGCCTTTCGGCCACAGCGACCTCAACGCTGCGCGTCTACCAATTCCGCCACGACCGCATTTCCTCGGCCTCCCTGAAGCGGGAGGCCCGTGGTAGGCGCGTGCCTCTAGCAGCGGGATTTCGGCAGCGCAACCACGCATGAACAGTCCCGTTTCGGAGCAAAGGTAAACAGCCCGTTTACCTTTTGCGGGCTCATGCGTAGCCCTGTTGTCCGATGCTGGTTGCCGCTGCCTCGATGGCGCTTGCCGCCTCCTCTCCCGCCGCTCCGGTACCGGTGCGCGCGAGCGTGGACGTGCTGGTGCGGATCGTGGCCGCCGTCGAAGTCCGGAACGGCCGAGCGAGCGAGCGGCATCAGCGCCGCAGGGGCAAGGCCCCCGACGGCTCGGCGCTCACGCTGATCGAATTCGAGTAGCTCAGGCGCCCGCGGGCCCGCTCGCGGTCCGGCGCTCGCAGCGCGGCTGCGGCTGGTCGGGATCACCGAAGTAGAGGTCGAGGCACTCGGCCTCGAGCGGGATGTCGAGCTGCGCGCTGTTGAAGCTGGCGCGGCCGCCGGGCGTCAGGCGCGTGGCGGGCGGCGGGATGGTCCAGCGATAGACGACCTTCTGATCGACGTTGCGAAGCTGCGCGTTGAGCGGCGGTACCTGCTGGACCTCCTCGGTCGGGTTGATGACGAGGCCGCTGACTTCGAGCAGCTGATTGTTGCTCGCCAGCTCCTGCCGGCTCTGCTGCTTGAGCTGGATGAGGAGGGGCGAACTGCCGGCAGCCTCGGCGAGGCCGATGCTGCGCTTGAGGTCGGTCGGGGCCAGGAAGAAGATGGCGGCGGCGATGGCGGCAATCGCCACCAGCACGATCAGCACCACCAGCGGCCAGCGGCGACGCGGCTCGGGATCCTCGTCGCCGACCGCGAACGGGCTGTAGAGATCGTCGGCCTGTGCCCGCGAGGCGCGCAGCGGATGACTGCTGCGCTCTTCGGGGACGACTTCCTCGGGATAGGGCTCGGACGCGGCGGCGGCCTCGGCCGGCATCGTCTGCACCTCGTCCTTCGGTGCTTCGGCGAAGGCTGGAGCGGGCTCGGGCTCGGGCTCGGGCTGCGGCTCGACCCATTC
It contains:
- a CDS encoding zinc-ribbon domain-containing protein — protein: MILTCPSCGTRYVVKDGAIPVGGRTVRCAQCKHSWHQDPEDGAGEPEQQLPEQGHDDLGAEPLQSPPLGEQSGSPLAGEPGDEAPSAMAAWSAVTESDGQTLPEQDYRPQASEWVEPQPEPEPEPAPAFAEAPKDEVQTMPAEAAAASEPYPEEVVPEERSSHPLRASRAQADDLYSPFAVGDEDPEPRRRWPLVVLIVLVAIAAIAAAIFFLAPTDLKRSIGLAEAAGSSPLLIQLKQQSRQELASNNQLLEVSGLVINPTEEVQQVPPLNAQLRNVDQKVVYRWTIPPPATRLTPGGRASFNSAQLDIPLEAECLDLYFGDPDQPQPRCERRTASGPAGA
- a CDS encoding DUF4402 domain-containing protein — protein: MKKLIIAAAALAAVTAATPAAAQATSSTPRATANARLIKPLTLTALRNLDFGTIVIGSASVADVVSINAAGVVSCGSSGNLSCSGSPTSAGYRITGTQGQVVVVSSASPSYTLTGSNGGTLAFTPVLPANITLGNSGAPGNDFSVGGSIALAANQQDGLYSGQIDIQVAYQ
- a CDS encoding molecular chaperone gives rise to the protein MTTFTRLALRAALVAPLIALAPGAQAGVGDLLVAPTRIILDGGRGTEIILNNIGEETATYRISVELRRMRADGSFEDVTAPSANEIAARDMIVYAPRRVTLPPRQPQTIRIAARAPAGLADGEYRVHLLFRAVPPPQAPVATPADFKGIGFALTPVYGVTIPVIVRLGNLSAKAGIANVGKTQVDGKPAIGLELSRSGSRSTFGEVRIVKAGMTEPLAAQKGIAVYTELDKRSVAVPIDAKFVAQATGPVTVQYLETVDGVTTKLAETSTVLR
- a CDS encoding ribose-phosphate pyrophosphokinase → MKLLAGNSNAPLAKAISDYLEIPITKASVRRFADEEIFVEIHENVRGEDVFLIQSTSFPANDNLMELLICVDALRRASAKRITAVVPYFGYARQDRKPGPRTPISAKLVANLITTAGANRVLSVDLHAGQIQGFFDIPTDNLFGAPVMSADIQARFGDQPITVVSPDVGGVVRARSLAKRLNNAPLAIVDKRREKAGESEVMNIIGEVEGRFCILIDDIVDSAGTLCNAAAALKAQGAVGVVAYVTHGVLSGGASARVQQSELTELVVTDSIYAGEADQPGGKIRRLTIAPLLAEAIRRIADESSVSSLFD
- a CDS encoding PspC domain-containing protein, with product MNRFTLNKTDGKLMGVAAGVADMTDADPLLIRLGFILAALITGPVAIILYLAAGVLAPQQA
- a CDS encoding carboxypeptidase-like regulatory domain-containing protein, producing the protein MRRLLVLAAAVSSFGATASAPEVRVPWNADPDSQYLLDVQIRQKILGEGVRAYPVPGGSCVILGDLAIALDLPIKIDLKARVAEGWAFKEENRLRIDRATATVTYGKRSERLTESVVRDAPDGWCVETAALSRWLGLTMSARTEASVLLLEHEEKLPVERAIERRERAAQLHRASLDLSGLPKVRLPYRMWRSPSVDVMMDAGVTYSAATGTRIDHRASIIAAGEALQMSYEARVGTDRRGLPTNVRLRAYRSDPEAGLLGPLKATHVAFGDVEGLSSPSVGASGSGRGAVVTNRPLLQAVAFDRTQFSGELSAGWDAELYRNGELVAFAPAGSDQRYRFDEVALQYGENRFEILSYGPQGQVRSRIETVTVGPQAVPPGESWYWAGVVDPGRDLLDFRRERGPPSNERGLRAAASFEHGIDQRTSVAALVQTLVVDDQRVTYVEGAVRRSIGPAVAEVALARDDTGGLALRGQVLARVGAASLSWSSFLSRGFAARPEGSAATAEHRLSVDVPLKLSGDRVIPLHGDVRMSERRGGGRTIEANARTSVTISRFNLAALGRWRQTRAGEGFAPTDELEAGLIGSGRIGRVRVRGTTEWQISPESRLKRAELSGYWSRGGNADWEGALAYESIDRRVRGRLTHVRRFDSLAIAGTLEAASDGSVAAGLNLTFSLDRGREGWRFSRQSLAGAGSVRAQVFRDRNGNGLRDGDEKVEQGAFITAGLRPGDRPTGKDGWASVAGLDNYRAVAIGVDTGSLSDPNLVPAKPAQMVVPRPGVSAEVLIPLVGGGAVEGTLLKDGGGAFQGLNLELVDAGGRVVASATSDYDGYFLFERVAAGRYTLRLTEMSRVAAKARTAEVKAEVVLKEEQAVLRLGSLTVQATAAIAVNQEVVPDDLPKMSALVPEGKADPS